A genomic segment from Spinacia oleracea cultivar Varoflay chromosome 3, BTI_SOV_V1, whole genome shotgun sequence encodes:
- the LOC110796908 gene encoding probable 1-deoxy-D-xylulose-5-phosphate synthase, chloroplastic — MAFFSCSLAVHFSPVVSSDLLKPQFTWSKNLQNLTKLKVNQVKRKPCKVRASLTESGEYYSERPPTPLLDTINYPIHMKNLSVKELKQLADELRSDVIFNVSKTGGHLGSSLGVVELTVALHYVFNAPQDKILWDVGHQSYPHKILTGRRDRMRTLRQTNGLSGFTKREESEFDAFGAGHSSNSISAGLGMAVGRDLKGRQNNVVSIIGDGAMTAGQAFEAMNNAGYLDSDMIVILNDNKQVSLPTASLDGPIPPVGALSSALSRLQSNKPLRELREVAKGVTKQIGGPMYQLAAKVDEYARGMISGTGSSLFEELGLYYIGPVDGHNVDDLVAILNEVKNTKTTGPVLIHVVTEKGRGYPYAEKAADKYHGVTKFDPATGKQFKGQSSTQSYTSYFAEALVAEAEVDKDIVAIHAAMGGGTGLNLFLRRFPSRCFDVGIAEQHAVTFAAGLACEGLKPFCTIYSSFMQRAYDQVVHDVDLQKIPVRFAMDRAGLVGSDGPTHCGAFDVTFMACLPNMIVMAPSDETELFHMVATAAAIDDRPSCFRYPRGNGIGTELPPGNKGTPLEIGKGRILKEGERVALLGYGTAVQYCVAAAALVESRGLRLTVADARFCKPLDHVLIRNLAKSHEILITVEEGSIGGFGSHVAQFMALDGILDGNLKWRPLVLPDRYIEHGAPGDQLAEAGLTPSHIAATVFNILGKTREALEVMT; from the exons ATGGCCTTTTTTTCTTGTTCATTGGCTGTACATTTTAGTCCAGTAGTTAGTTCAGATCTGCTCAAGCCTCAATTTACATGGAGCAAAAATCTGCAAAATTTAACTAAACTGAAGGTTAATCAG GTGAAGAGAAAGCCTTGTAAAGTTAGGGCATCATTGACAGAAAGTGGAGAGTATTACTCAGAAAGACCGCCTACTCCCCTTTTGGACACCATtaactatcccattcatatgaAAAACTTATCTGTTAAG GAGCTTAAACAATTAGCAGATGAGTTGCGGTCTGATGTGATCTTCAATGTGTCTAAAACTGGTGGTCACCTTGGTTCCAGCCTTGGGGTTGTGGAGCTCACTGTAGCTCTTCATTATGTCTTCAATGCACCTCAAGATAAGATATTGTGGGATGTTGGTCATCAG TCTTACCCACACAAGATCTTGACTGGAAGAAGAGATAGGATGAGAACACTGAGACAGACGAATGGCTTGTCAGGGTTTACAAAGCGTGAGGAGAGTGAATTTGATGCCTTTGGTGCAGGTCATAGTTCAAACAGTATCTCTGCTGGATTGG GTATGGCCGTAGGAAGGGATCTAAAGGGTAGACAGAACAATGTAGTTTCAATCATAGGTGATGGTGCTATGACTGCTGGCCAAGCCTTCGAGGCAATGAATAATGCGGGATACTTGGATTCTGATATGATTGTCATTCTCAATGACAACAAGCAGGTCTCTTTACCCACTGCCAGTTTGGACGGGCCTATTCCTCCAGTTGGAGCTCTTAGCAGTGCTTTGAGTAGATTGCAATCAAACAAGCCTCTTCGAGAATTAAGAGAAGTTGCCAAG GGAGTAACCAAACAAATAGGAGGGCCCATGTATCAGCTAGCTGCCAAAGTTGATGAGTATGCTCGAGGCATGATCAGTGGTACAGGATCATCTTTGTTTGAAGAGTTGGGACTCTACTACATTGGACCTGTTGATGGTCATAATGTAGATGATCTTGTAGCTATACTTAATGAGGTTAAGAATACAAAAACCACAGGTCCAGTGCTTATCCATGTTGTGACAGAAAAAGGAAGAGGATACCCCTATGCAGAGAAAGCTGCAGACAAATACCACG GGGTGACGAAATTTGATCCAGCCACTGGCAAGCAGTTCAAAGGCCAATCAAGTACACAGTCTTATACAAGTTACTTTGCGGAGGCTTTAGTTGCAGAGGCAGAGGTAGACAAAGATATAGTAGCTATTCATGCAGCCATGGGTGGTGGAACAGGCTTAAATCTCTTTCTACGACGGTTTCCATCACGGTGCTTTGATGTTGGAATAGCTGAACAACATGCTGTAACTTTTGCTGCTGGATTGGCTTGTGAAGGTCTGAAACCATTTTGTACAATATACTCATCTTTCATGCAAAGGGCATATGATCAGGTAGTTCATGATGTGGACTTACAAAAGATACCAGTGAGGTTTGCTATGGACAGAGCAGGGCTTGTAGGATCTGATGGGCCTACACATTGTGGTGCCTTTGATGTAACATTTATGGCATGCCTCCCCAATATGATAGTAATGGCACCTTCAGACGAGACAGAATTATTCCACATGGTTGCCACTGCTGCTGCTATTGATGATAGACCATCTTGCTTCCGTTACCCCAGAGGAAATGGAATTGGTACAGAGTTGCCACCTGGGAACAAAGGCACTCCACTTGAG ATAGGAAAAGGCAGGATTTTGAAGGAAGGAGAGAGAGTGGCACTCCTAGGGTATGGAACAGCAGTCCAGTACTGTGTGGCTGCAGCAGCTTTAGTTGAATCTCGTGGTTTGCGTTTGACAGTAGCAGATGCCCGGTTTTGCAAACCATTAGACCATGTACTGATTAGAAATCTAGCAAAGTCTCATGAAATTCTAATTACCGTTGAGGAAGGATCCATTGGAGGTTTTGGATCTCATGTTGCACAATTTATGGCGCTTGATGGCATCCTCGATGGCAACCTAAAGTGGCGGCCTTTGGTTCTTCCAGATCGATACATTGAACATGGTGCACCAGGAGACCAGTTAGCTGAAGCTGGACTTACACCATCACATATTGCTGCAACAGTATTCAATATCCTTGGCAAAACAAGAGAAGCTCTTGAAGTCATGACATAG